Proteins encoded by one window of Syntrophales bacterium:
- a CDS encoding histone deacetylase yields the protein MARKTGIVRDERYLRHSAGFYHPESPERLKAIYAMLDAPDMRGNFVDIPPRYATHEEIGLVHKKSYIDLIAKTANMSFYSLDPDTQTSPESYDTAKLAVGGLLNAVDAVLDKRVDNAMALVRPPGHHASEQRAAGFCLFNNVAIAARYLISKYRLQRILIVDWDLHHGDGTQAIFYNDNKVLYFSTHQYPAYPGTGRITEIGSGPGLGYTINVPMRARSDDPLFVKAFLDILKPVSLKYKPEFVFISAGFDPYIHDPLGDLRVTPEGFAALTRIIMTISDTCCEGRLVAVLEGGYHIEGVTTSVKAVLKELSDIECFPEDKIKEWEREAEKNRDTSVISRVKEQIEPIWHVF from the coding sequence ATGGCAAGGAAAACAGGGATAGTTAGGGATGAAAGATACTTGAGGCACAGTGCAGGCTTTTATCACCCAGAATCCCCTGAAAGGCTGAAGGCCATATATGCCATGCTGGATGCACCAGACATGAGAGGTAATTTCGTGGACATACCGCCACGCTACGCAACTCACGAGGAAATAGGTCTAGTCCACAAAAAATCCTATATCGATCTCATAGCCAAAACGGCAAATATGTCATTCTACTCCCTTGACCCAGACACACAAACATCACCAGAATCCTACGACACCGCAAAGTTGGCTGTGGGAGGTCTCCTAAACGCAGTCGATGCTGTTTTGGATAAAAGGGTTGATAACGCAATGGCTCTTGTGCGACCACCAGGACATCATGCATCTGAACAAAGAGCAGCCGGTTTTTGCCTTTTCAACAACGTGGCAATTGCCGCGCGATATCTTATAAGCAAATATAGACTTCAGAGAATACTCATCGTAGACTGGGATCTCCATCACGGAGATGGTACACAGGCAATCTTCTACAACGACAACAAAGTCCTTTATTTCTCCACTCACCAGTACCCTGCATATCCCGGCACAGGCAGGATCACTGAAATCGGAAGCGGTCCTGGACTCGGTTACACAATAAACGTCCCCATGAGGGCAAGAAGCGATGATCCCCTCTTTGTAAAGGCGTTTTTAGACATTCTCAAACCTGTATCTTTGAAATACAAACCGGAGTTTGTTTTTATCTCAGCAGGTTTTGATCCATACATCCACGATCCCCTCGGGGATCTAAGGGTTACACCAGAAGGTTTTGCTGCTCTTACAAGAATCATTATGACTATTTCTGATACATGCTGTGAAGGGCGACTAGTAGCCGTTCTTGAAGGGGGTTACCACATAGAAGGGGTAACCACCTCCGTGAAAGCTGTTCTGAAAGAATTGAGTGATATAGAGTGCTTCCCTGAGGATAAGATAAAAGAATGGGAGCGGGAAGCCGAAAAGAACCGGGATACATCCGTCATCAGTCGTGTAAAAGAACAAATCGAACCCATATGGCACGTTTTTTAG
- the gatC gene encoding Asp-tRNA(Asn)/Glu-tRNA(Gln) amidotransferase subunit GatC, whose product MKISREEVLHIAHLARLEFEEEEIELFTVQLNEILSYIDKLNAVATKGVEPMTHATALYNVFREDRVENSLKAEEAVANAPDSIGTLFRVPRIID is encoded by the coding sequence ATGAAAATAAGTCGTGAAGAAGTGCTGCACATAGCCCACCTGGCGAGGTTAGAATTTGAGGAAGAGGAAATAGAACTGTTTACAGTGCAGCTAAACGAGATTCTTTCATATATAGACAAACTGAATGCTGTTGCCACAAAAGGCGTTGAACCGATGACGCATGCCACGGCACTTTACAATGTATTCCGAGAAGACAGAGTAGAAAATTCTCTCAAAGCAGAGGAAGCTGTAGCAAATGCCCCGGATTCTATTGGTACGCTATTCAGAGTGCCAAGGATAATTGACTGA